In Streptacidiphilus sp. P02-A3a, the DNA window CGAGTTGAACATCGGATCGCGCGACCCAGTGGACACGATCATGCTCCACCTTCGGGGCTCCGACGACGAGGCCCTCACACCAGTCTTCCGCATCGCCGCAGCCCTGGGATGCAAGGCCCTGGACTGCTCCGAAGGGGACCTGATATCGCCGGAGAACTCTCCCGGCTGGGACACTTTCCAAGCATTCCGTGACCACGTCGTCGGACCAGCCGAGTGACCCCGCGTCCCACCGTCCGGAGCCGATCTCACAGCCCCAGAAGGTGCTGCCGCCACCAACCGCCAGGCTCCAATGCCCCCGGCAACCAGCACTCCGACCCGGGCACCGAGCGGCGCTCAAACTCAGCATCCAACTGCGACACGAGACGCTGCAGATCGACGCGCGCACCCCGTGGCAGCCATCGCAGCACATCGTCCAGAAGGTCACGCGCGATCAACGGATCACAGCACGGACAGTCCGTATCCGGAGCAGGCAGATACCTACCAGGCTGTCCGAGATACCGGCGGCACTCGGCGAGCGCCGCAGCAACCGAACCAGCCCACAGCCGGTCCTCCTCCACCTTCCGCACGGCCACACGCGTCAACGCGGAGACGCCACGGATACGACGGACCGGAACTCCTCTTCGTGGCCGCCACTGCTCAGCGCGGAGGCCCTTCGGGCGCCTACGCGGCATTGCCCTTTCGGATCAGCATGCCGCCATCCTGCCACGGCTCGACGGAGAACCGGTTGCCGCTGTCGAGACCAGCGGCAACCTCCGACGAAAATGCAAAGTAGGTCCGACGAAGTCGACCGGCACCCGGGCAGTTCTACCTTGCGCCCCGCAGATCAGAGCCGCTGCTGGGTGCAAGGTTCAACTGCAACGGACACCGGCCTGACTCGGCCCGCCGCCGGAGGCCAAGATGGGGAAGAACAGAAGACGTGAAGCAGAACGCCGCAGGAGGCCGCACCCATGCCCGCGCCCTACATCCAGCCGCAACCGGAAGTCCTCGACCGGCGGGACGGCCCCTTCGGGGAGGTGGCGCTGCGGCGCCGGGGCGAGCGCTACGAGATCATCGCCAACGGCTGCTTCCTGATGGACACCTCGGACGGCCGCTCCGAGCGGCTGCTGGTCAGCGCCGCCCTGGACGCCCTCTCCCGCCCCGGCCGGGGCACCGCCCACCCGCACCTGCTGATCGGCGGGCTCGGCGTGGGCTTCTCGCTGGCCGAGGCCGCCGCCGACCCGCGCCCGGGCCGGATCACCGTGCTGGAGCGCGAGCGGGCGGTGATCGACTGGCACACCGTCGGACCCGCGCCGCTCGCCCCCTTCGCCGGGACCGGCCACCGCGACCCCCGGGTGCGGCTGGTCCAGGACGACCTGCTGAACCACCTGCGGACCACCGCCGACCGCTACCACGCCCTCTGCCTGGACATCGACAACGGCCCGGACTGGACGGTCACCGACGCCAACGGCGGCCTCTACGGCTTCGCCGGGCTCACCGTGCTGGAGCGGGTGCTCGCCCCCGGGGGCGTACTGGCGGTCTGGAGCGCCGCCCCCGCGCCGGAATTCGAGGAGCGGCTGCGCGCCCGGTTCCCGCAGGTCGAACGGCTCGACGTGGCGGTGCACGTGGAACGCGGCGAACCGGATGTGGTCTACCTGGCGTCCCGGCTCGGGTGAAGTGCCGGTAGGGTCGTCGGGCCGCACCCCCCGTTCGGCCGGTTTATCGATGACTGGCCACCCGGAGGAGCCCGCAGTACGTACGCTGCGACTGAACGGACCGTCGGGCGGGCAGCCGTGGTACGGAACGCGGCGGCAGTTGCCCGGGCGCGGCAGGACAGGCACACGCAGTCGGACGAGACAGAGCGGGACCGGGCGGCTCCGCACCGGCCCGGGAGCCCTGGGGGCGGTGGCATGACCGTGACAGAAGTGCAGCAGCAGGAGCCCAGTGGGCCCGGAGGGCAGCGGCGGGTCCTGGTGGTCGAGGACGAGCCGACCATCGCCGAGTCCATCGCCGCCCGGCTGGGCGCCGAGGGCTTCCGGGTGGCCATCGCCCACGACGGCCCGACCGCCGTCGACTCCTTCCAGAACTGGCAGCCCGACCTGGTCGTGCTCGACGTGATGCTGCCCGGGTTCGACGGCCTGGAGGTCTGCCGCCGGATCCAGGCCCACCGGCCGGTGCCGGTACTGATGCTGACCGCCCGCGACGACGAGACGGACATGCTGGTCGGCCTCGGCGTCGGCGCCGACGACTACATGACCAAGCCGTTCTCCATGCGCGAGCTGGCGGCCCGGGTGAACGTGCTGCTGCGCCGGGTCGAGCGGGCGCAGCTGGCCGCGCGCACCCCGGTCGGCGGCACGCTGCGGCTGGGCGAGCTGGAGATCGACCACGTGCAGCGGCGGGTCCGGGTGTCCGGCGGCGACGTCCACCTCACCCCGACCGAGTTCGACCTGCTGGCCTGCCTGGCCCAGCAGCCGCGCGCGGTGCTGACCCGCGAGCAGCTGCTGGCCGAGGTCTGGGACTGGACCGACGCTTCCGGCACCCGCACCGTGGACAGCCACGTGAAGGCGCTGCGGCGGAAGATCGGCGCCAACTGGATCCGCACCGTGCACGGCGTCGGCTACGCGCTGGAGTCCCCGACGCCGTGAGCTACCCGCAGCGGGGGGCGGAGCCGGAGCAGGCCGCCGAACGCCCCCGAGGACCGGTGGCCAGGCTGGCCGGGCGGATCTGGGCGGACCTGCGCCCGCTCGATCCAATGCGCTCGATCAAGGCCAAGCTGGCCGTGCTGGTGCTCACCTCGGTGTGCATATCCACGCTGATGGTGGTCATGGCGCTGAACTCGGACACCCAGATCCGGCTGGTGATGATCTTCTCGGTGGTCGCCTCGCTGCTGATCACCCAGCTGCTGGCGCACGGCATGACCGCGCCGCTGCGGGAGATGACCACCGCCGCCCAGGCCATGGCCGCCGGGGACTACAGCCGCCAGATCCAGGCCACCTCCCGGGACGAGGTGGGCGAGCTGGCCACCGCCTTCAACACCATGGCCGCCGACCTGGAGGCGGCCGACCGGCAGCGCCGGGAGCTGGTCGCCAACGTCTCGCACGAGCTGCGGACGCCGATCGCGGCGCTGCGCGCGGTACTGGAGAACGTGGTGGACGGGGTGGTCCGCCCGGAGCCGGCCACCATGGCCGCCGCACTGGAGCAGACCGAGCGGCTGGGCCGCCTGGTCGCCCACCTGCTCGAC includes these proteins:
- a CDS encoding spermidine synthase, with amino-acid sequence MPAPYIQPQPEVLDRRDGPFGEVALRRRGERYEIIANGCFLMDTSDGRSERLLVSAALDALSRPGRGTAHPHLLIGGLGVGFSLAEAAADPRPGRITVLERERAVIDWHTVGPAPLAPFAGTGHRDPRVRLVQDDLLNHLRTTADRYHALCLDIDNGPDWTVTDANGGLYGFAGLTVLERVLAPGGVLAVWSAAPAPEFEERLRARFPQVERLDVAVHVERGEPDVVYLASRLG
- a CDS encoding response regulator transcription factor; the encoded protein is MTVTEVQQQEPSGPGGQRRVLVVEDEPTIAESIAARLGAEGFRVAIAHDGPTAVDSFQNWQPDLVVLDVMLPGFDGLEVCRRIQAHRPVPVLMLTARDDETDMLVGLGVGADDYMTKPFSMRELAARVNVLLRRVERAQLAARTPVGGTLRLGELEIDHVQRRVRVSGGDVHLTPTEFDLLACLAQQPRAVLTREQLLAEVWDWTDASGTRTVDSHVKALRRKIGANWIRTVHGVGYALESPTP
- a CDS encoding sensor histidine kinase → MSYPQRGAEPEQAAERPRGPVARLAGRIWADLRPLDPMRSIKAKLAVLVLTSVCISTLMVVMALNSDTQIRLVMIFSVVASLLITQLLAHGMTAPLREMTTAAQAMAAGDYSRQIQATSRDEVGELATAFNTMAADLEAADRQRRELVANVSHELRTPIAALRAVLENVVDGVVRPEPATMAAALEQTERLGRLVAHLLDLSKIADGVGSLDVRSFEVEPFLTGVLRGLTVDGSTSGGASRRRHDVTLELDVSPGLTAVADPERLHQVVANLVDNSCRHSPVDGTVTVRARADAAAPRGQSGLLLEVADQGPGIRPEDRHRVFERFSRGSGPTAQGPGSDGGTGLGLAIARWAVDLHGGSIAVADSTQGCLIRITLPGPRPAPAPTRLRSL